The following DNA comes from Moritella sp. 24.
TGAGTGATGACTGCCTTAGCGTGAATTAAGTTTACGCCACTGCGTAGTGCGCCTTCCATGCCTTTCAGTGTAGCGAGGCGAGCATCAGATGATAAATTAGTGAATTTTGGTATTGCAGATACAGCAAGTATACCGAGTATGATAGTTACTATGGTTAGTTCGATTAATGTAAATCCTTGCTGCTTGTTCATCACATCCGCCTTATTGTCGAATGAAGATGTTAACAACCCAAATTAAGGTGGTAAATTAATGCGGAATGTAAAGTGCGAGTTTAGTCCGGTTCCGGCATAAGTCGCGGTAAAAGCTTGACTGTGTATTTATTTGGAATGGTATTCGACGTTTTACTGGCACAAAAAAGCCAAGCATCTGCTTGGCTTTTAATATTCACTATCTGACTTCACATATTGAGTCAGTTAATCGCGTATTAGCTTATGCTAGTAGGCTTTTAACGTGTTCAACGATGTCTGTCAGTGCGATCTCAGTCTTATCACCAGTTGTACGTAGTTTGTGGTCAACTAGACCATTTTTAAGGCTACGATCACCGATGATGATGTTGTGTGGGATACCGATAAGTTCAGAATCTGCGAACATAACACCTGGACGTTCTTTACGATCATCAAACAATACTTCGATACCAGCTGCTTGAAGGTCAGCGTAGATTTTCTCTGCTGCTTCTTTAACTTCTGCTGATTTATGCATGTTCATTGGGATGATAGATACTTTGTATGGTGCGATTGACTCGTTCCAGATAATACCGTTTTCATCGTGGTTCTGTTCGATTGCAGAAGCAACGATACGAGAAACACCAACACCATAACAACCCATTGTCATCGTTTGTTGCTTACCTTGCATATTCAGTACGCCAGCACCCATAGATTCTGCGTATTGAGTACCAAGTTGGAAGATATGACCTACTTCTATACCACGTTTAATAGAAAGTGTACCTTTACCACATGGGCTAGCTTCACCTTCAACAACGTTACGGATATCTGCAACTGTGTATTCTGCAATATCACGATCCCAGTTAGCGCCAGTCATGTGCTGACCATTAACGTTAGCACCACAAACAAAGTCTGCTAGGTGTGCCGCGCTGCGATCAACAACAACAGGGCAGTTCAGACCTTTAGGACCGATAGAACCCGCATCGCAGTTTGCTGCTGCTTGGATTTGTGCTTCGTTAGCAAATGTTAACGGTGCTGCAACGCCTGCAATTTTCTCTGCTTTCACTTCGTTTAGCTCGTGATCACCGCGTAGTACAAGAGCGATAACGCCTTGTGCTTCGCCTTCTTCAGCTTCAGCAGCAACAAGCAGTGTTTTCACTGTTTGTGTAGCGTCAACGCTTAAGAATTTACAAACGTCTTCGATGCTGTGTGCATCTGGCGTATCAACAACTGTTAATGCTTGCGTTGCTGCAGGACGTTCGCCAGCAGGTGCTAGTGCTTCTGCTTTTTCGATGTTTGCTGCGTAATCGCTGCCGTCAGAGAATACTATATCGTCTTCGCCGCTTTCTGCAAGTACGTGGAATTCGTGAGACACTGCACCACCAATTGAACCAGTATCAGCAAGTACTGGACGGTACTCTAGGCCAATACGTTCGAAGATGTTGCAATATGCTGTGTGCATTTTTTTGTACGTTTCGTTTAGGCATTCATCTGATAAATGGAAAGAGTAAGCATCTTTCATCAGGAATTCACGCGAACGCATCACACCGAAACGAGGACGAACTTCATCACGGAATTTAGTTTGGATCTGGTAAAGCGTCAACGGCAGTTGTTTGTAGCTGTTGATTTCTTTACGCGCGATGTCAGTGATTACTTCTTCGTGCGTTGGACCTAAAACAAAAGGACGGTTGTGGCGATCGTTAATGCGTAACAGTTCAGGACCAAACTTATCGATACGGCCTGTTTCTTGCCATAAATCTGCTGGTTGAACCATTGGCATTAGAGTTTCAACAGCACCTGCTTTGTCCATCTCTTCACGTACGATGTTTTCTACTTTGCGTAAAACTCGTAAGCCTGTCGGTAACCAAGTGTATAGACCTGATGCAAGACGACGAACCATACCTGCACGAAGCATTAGCTGGTGGCTAATTACTTCTGCGTCATTTGGAGTTTCTTTCAAAGTTGAAAGCAAGTAATTGCTGCTGCGCATAACGTTCCTTTATTTACTAATAAAATCGATATAAGGGAGCGATTTTAACAGGGCACAGCCAGAGTAAACAGTAAAAGTTAGTGATTAGTTTTATTTATTTTTGACTGCTGTCCTTTTATTCGTTTCTCGGAGGTCATATACTGGCTGCCAAAATTGGATTTGTGCTATTTAAAATGAAAAAAATACTGAGATTAGCTGCACTTATAATGGTTAGCAGCGTATTGTTTGGTTGTGCTTCACAACCGAGTAATCCGGAAAATATTTGCGATATCTTTATTGAAAAATACGATTGGTATGAAGCCGCCATGGACAGCAACGAAAAATGGGGTGTGCCTGTACATGTGCCAATGGCAATGATGTATCAAGAGAGTTCATTTAAACATAATGCACAGCCGCCGATGCAGTATTGGTGGATCATTCCAACGGGTCGCGCGAGTTCTGCTTATGGTTATGCACAAGCAAAAACCATGACCTGGGATGATTACGTGAGGGAAACAGGTAATAGCTGGTCAAGTCGTTCTAATTTCCATGACGCCATGGATTTCATGGGTTGGTTTATGAATAAAACTCAAAAAATCAATGGCGTATCGAAGTGGAGTGCCGAACAGCAATACTTGAATTACCACGAAGGGTGGGGCGGTTATAAGAATAAAAGCTATAACAAGAAACCTTGGTTGAAGAAAGTCGCTAAAAAAGTTGATCAACGTTCGTTACGCTATGCAGGTCAATATCGTACCTGTAAAGAGGATTTAGATTCTAACTGGCTATGGCGCTTATTCTTCTTATAGACCTGAATACGTATATTAAATGAATAGCATTCAGGCCGATTTTCTTCTTTCTATGATGAGTTATTCGGCTTGAGTTTGTTTTAGCAGACTGTCTTTTTTATCCCGTCTATCACCGATTTGACGCGCGGGATTACCAGCCATTATCGCCCACTGAGGCACATCTTTCGTCACCACACTCTGCATGCCTATCACTGCATTATCCGCAATCGTGACGCCATCGACGATCCCGACATTCGCGCCAATCCATACATCTTTACCTATCGTCACTCCTTGTGAGGTCGATGCTTGTTGCCAGATAACTTGGTCAGGATGCATACCGTGATTGGATGCGTGGATACGGCAATTGTTGGCGATGCGGGTATCATCGCCAATGCTAATGCCGTTTTTCCCACCATCGAAAGAGCAACTATGGTTAATTGCCACGTTGTTTCCGAGAGTCATCGGACCATGAATAAAACTTGCTGAAGCAAAAAAACAGTTATCGCCAGTGGTGATTTTACGTCCTGGTTCAGCAAAGATGTGGCAATCAGGGGCAATGAAACAGTTGTCACCAAACTCGACCGTTTCCACTGCCATTAAATAAGACTGTAACTCTGCTTGCCAAGGTCTTGCCCAGCTTAATGCTTTGGGTTTTAACTTGTAATATAAACCCGGCATCCAAGCTAATCGACGTTTATGCTGAGCGATATAATCAATCATTGTTGCTTTCCGATTCCGTTACTGTCGTTACTTCATCTGCGGTTCTAATGACAGAAACGACTGTGGTGATATCACTTTCGACTACCCAGCGTACGTTAAAATCGTATAACTTAACCCCGTACTCCTGACGAGTGGTTTTATTCTTTTTATAAGCAGGACGTGGATCTTGCGCTAATACCTGTGCAATAAAATCTCGTAATTCTGGGTGTTTCCTATGCTGTGCTGTAATTTGGGTGACTGCTTCATCGGAAAATAATACTGGCATATCGGCAATCGGTACATCACTGGCATAACCGGCTTGCGCATCAGGTAAACTGTCGGCATAAGGCACGTAAGGTTTGATATCTAAAATCGGTGTGCCGTCGACTAAGTCAATGCCGGACAAATTTAAGATACACTGATTGTTTTTAATCGTGATGCCATCAAGTTTCGCGACTGATAAACCTAATGGGTTAGGGCGAAAAGTGGAACGTGTTGCAAAGACACCTAAGCGTTCGTTACCGCCCAAACGTGGTGGGCGTACCGTTGGATTCCAACCTTTGTCCATGGTTTCATGAAACGCAAAAATAAGCCAAACGTGACTAAATTGTTCCAGTCCACGTAATGCGTCAGCTTCATCAAATGGTGGGCTAAGAATCAATTGTGCTTTTGCTGCCGACACTAAGCCTGGTTGACGGGGAACCGCAAATTTTTCTTTATAAGGGGTATGAATAATACCAACGGTTTCTAGCTGTATACTCATGGTTAGTTACTGTCATCACGGTTGATTAAAGGTATTACAGTGATTGCATCGCCATAACAAATGTAGCTGCTGATGCAGGCTTTTGATGCAGGTGGTGCAATGCACGAACGAATAATAATGCCATTTGCATTGAGCGCCGCTGCTTTACGTTTTGCGGCAATTTGTGCTTGTTTTTCTTCTGCTGGTGGTAGGTTGGCAGCATCTTGGCAGCTCTCGCCTTCTACTAATCCCAGTTTTTCTACCTGATAGTTTTGCAGCTCACTTGGGGTATAATATTCAACACTTGAAACAGAGAAATAGTTGGTAAAGTTATCTTTATCTAGATTTGTTTGTAGCGGATATTTACTGCAACCGCTCAGTAGTATGGTCAGTAATATTAAATATTTCATGGCATTTTGATCGAATGATATTTGCTTTAATTATAATTCTATCACTGACTTAAAGACATTTATTTTTGGGCTGATTTTGTTGTTAGTTACTTCTATGAGGCAAGATATAAGCATTACAGATGAATAATTGTGATGTTTTACTAGATAGCTAGAGATTTATAGTCTTAACTTATATTGGATAAACGCAATATGAGGTAAGCAAGACGATGACAAAAACGAGCTGTATTATCGCTGTATTATGTTCACTAAGTTTAGCCAGTATTGGTCTATCTGCCCATGCAGGTATTGATAAAATCCGTCTTACTGCAGAAGAGCGGACTTATCTTTCTGCGCGAGCCCCGATAAAACTATGTATCGATCCTAATTGGATGCCTTATGAAGCGTGGGATCCTAAGCGTGGTTACATAGGTATTGCAGCGGATTATATAGCGGTGTTTTCTCAGATGTTAGATGTTGAGTTTAAAGTAAGAGAAACAGAGACATGGCAACAAAGCTTAGATGTCACCCGTAATGGAGGGTGTGACGTATTGTCTTTTCTTAACCAAACCCCAAGACGTTCACAGTGGCTGATATTTACAGCACCTTATGTTGAAGCTGAAGCGGCACTGGCAACGAAAAAAAATGTACACGGTATCCGTAATTTAAAATCATTGAGAGGCAAAACAGTCGCCGTTGTAGAAGGGTATGTTTATGAAGAATATTTACGTAATAACTACCCAAGAGTGATCGTCAGTCGAGTCGACAGCACGGATGATGCACTAAGAAAAACTTCCAATGGTGAGATCGTCGCTACAATAGAGTCATTATTTGTATTACGTTACAAAATAGCCAAGCTCGGATTAAAGAACTTGACCGTTTCTGGACGCACTAAATATGTAAATCGTTATCGTTTTGGCGTACGTAAAGACCAAGCCATGTTACGTAAAATATTAGACAAGGCGATTATGCAAATAGAGCCTAAATACGAAAACAAAATTTTACGTAAATGGAGTTTGGAGCATAACTACTAAAGTTTAGGCTGTTCATCATCCCCTTAACTCTTCATTTATCGGTAAGACAAGGTAAACTAACCGATTAGCCCACAGGCTGGGTGTTTACCTAAACTATTTAACGAAGAGAATTTAGCATGATTGAACGTATGGAAACTAAACCAAGAATGAGCCGTATTGTTAAACATAATGGCACTATCTACTTATGTGGCCAAGTATGTGCAGATGCAACACAAGGTATCAAAGAGCAAACAGAAACGATGCTAGCAAAAGTGACGGATCTATTGGCACAAGCTGGCAGTGATAAAGAGCACATGTTATCGGCAACGCTTTATATTAAAGACATGGCAGACTTTGCTGTAATGAATGCAGTTTGGGATGCATGGGTACCTGCAGGTCATGCACCAGCACGTGCATGTGTGCAAGCAAGCATGGCGCGTGAAGCGTTATTAGTTGAAATTTCAGTGGTTGCTGCTGAGATTGTATAAACGCTAACGCGAATATTAAGGGCAGCGATATGTTGATTATTTTTAGTATTAACTGCTCTTTTATCCCTATCTATTTATTTCTTATCCTGCCAGATAACACTTTTCTTTATAAACTGTTATCGAGACGTCTTCCTTACAACTAAATTTAAATCCGGAGCATCTTTAGATTTAGATCAAATTCAGCTGCTTTTAGTTACGCTAAAATAACCCTAAGTGAGTAATTTGAGGGTGTAATTATGTTGGCATTCAGGTTTAAAGCAGTATTACGAACGATAAATTTATCGTATTTACTGTTAACGGTTGTTTGTATTTTTTTAGGATTTAGCGCTGTGATAGCAAATCATGGTGATGTAAATGGTTATTTATTAATTGCAGCCTGTGTTGCTGCATTTATTGGTCACTTCAGTCTTTGTACATTTCACGAATATTCAGATTTAAAACATACCTGGGCATTTAAACTAAACAGTAAAAAGCATCATGGTCATCCTCGAGCGAGAGATCAGGTGAACTCTGCATTCCTAGCCGGACTTGTTGCGCTTATCGTGAGTTTGTCATGTGGTTTATTTTTAGTGGTTCAATTTGGTTTAGGCATTTTACCGATAGGCGTTATAGGTTTGATGGTGCTGTTGAGCTACAGCAGCATTATTAAAAAGCACCCTATTTATTCATTATTAGCACCTGGATTTGGTTTTGCGTTATTAATTGCATTAGGTACAGAATATGTCTTAGTAGGGCAATACACGCAATTGGTCTGGGTGATTGCGATGATCCCATTTTTCTTGGTAAATAATCTTTGGTTGTTAAATAATTACGGTGACATGAAGGCGTCTGCTGATGAGAGTGGTCATGGTGATTTCTCAATGGCCTATGGGATCAAAGTCAGTAATTATGTTTATGCCGTATTTGCGACATTAGCAACGTTAATGATTATCTTGTATGTGGTCATTGGCTATCTGCCTGTATTAAGTCTGATTGCGCTAATACCGATGCCGTTAGCATTTTATGCGTTATATGGTGGGATTAAATTTGGTAAGAATATCGCCCAACAACCTAAATTTTTACGTTCTAACTTAATTGCGACAGTGGCGACGCCAGCGCTATTAGGATTAACATTAATTTTAGATTAGTGATCGAGTCGTATTGATATCTTGGTCAGAATAATAACCACCCACTATAATTGTTATAGTCGGTGGTAGCATTATTGTTTTATTTAGCTTTTTGCAAGAGCGATATATTTTGGATCATCATCACCAAATATTTCTTCGCCTTCAGCTTCAAACGCTTTTGTTAATTGCTCTTTAGCTGGTTCCATATTGCCTAGTTCAAAGTGTGCTTGGCCTAAACGTAGGTGTAAGTAAGGATTTACGGCACCTTCAGGGCATAACATTGCAAAACCTGTTGCTTCTTCTAATGATGCCCAGTCGCCTAGCATGAAGTGAGCATCACCTAGTGCAGTTAGGATCCATGTTGAAACGTTCCAATGGATCTTCGGGT
Coding sequences within:
- a CDS encoding proline--tRNA ligase, encoding MRSSNYLLSTLKETPNDAEVISHQLMLRAGMVRRLASGLYTWLPTGLRVLRKVENIVREEMDKAGAVETLMPMVQPADLWQETGRIDKFGPELLRINDRHNRPFVLGPTHEEVITDIARKEINSYKQLPLTLYQIQTKFRDEVRPRFGVMRSREFLMKDAYSFHLSDECLNETYKKMHTAYCNIFERIGLEYRPVLADTGSIGGAVSHEFHVLAESGEDDIVFSDGSDYAANIEKAEALAPAGERPAATQALTVVDTPDAHSIEDVCKFLSVDATQTVKTLLVAAEAEEGEAQGVIALVLRGDHELNEVKAEKIAGVAAPLTFANEAQIQAAANCDAGSIGPKGLNCPVVVDRSAAHLADFVCGANVNGQHMTGANWDRDIAEYTVADIRNVVEGEASPCGKGTLSIKRGIEVGHIFQLGTQYAESMGAGVLNMQGKQQTMTMGCYGVGVSRIVASAIEQNHDENGIIWNESIAPYKVSIIPMNMHKSAEVKEAAEKIYADLQAAGIEVLFDDRKERPGVMFADSELIGIPHNIIIGDRSLKNGLVDHKLRTTGDKTEIALTDIVEHVKSLLA
- a CDS encoding DapH/DapD/GlmU-related protein; translation: MIDYIAQHKRRLAWMPGLYYKLKPKALSWARPWQAELQSYLMAVETVEFGDNCFIAPDCHIFAEPGRKITTGDNCFFASASFIHGPMTLGNNVAINHSCSFDGGKNGISIGDDTRIANNCRIHASNHGMHPDQVIWQQASTSQGVTIGKDVWIGANVGIVDGVTIADNAVIGMQSVVTKDVPQWAIMAGNPARQIGDRRDKKDSLLKQTQAE
- the tsaA gene encoding tRNA (N6-threonylcarbamoyladenosine(37)-N6)-methyltransferase TrmO, which translates into the protein MSIQLETVGIIHTPYKEKFAVPRQPGLVSAAKAQLILSPPFDEADALRGLEQFSHVWLIFAFHETMDKGWNPTVRPPRLGGNERLGVFATRSTFRPNPLGLSVAKLDGITIKNNQCILNLSGIDLVDGTPILDIKPYVPYADSLPDAQAGYASDVPIADMPVLFSDEAVTQITAQHRKHPELRDFIAQVLAQDPRPAYKKNKTTRQEYGVKLYDFNVRWVVESDITTVVSVIRTADEVTTVTESESNND
- the rcsF gene encoding Rcs stress response system protein RcsF, which encodes MKYLILLTILLSGCSKYPLQTNLDKDNFTNYFSVSSVEYYTPSELQNYQVEKLGLVEGESCQDAANLPPAEEKQAQIAAKRKAAALNANGIIIRSCIAPPASKACISSYICYGDAITVIPLINRDDSN
- a CDS encoding transporter substrate-binding domain-containing protein, whose product is MTKTSCIIAVLCSLSLASIGLSAHAGIDKIRLTAEERTYLSARAPIKLCIDPNWMPYEAWDPKRGYIGIAADYIAVFSQMLDVEFKVRETETWQQSLDVTRNGGCDVLSFLNQTPRRSQWLIFTAPYVEAEAALATKKNVHGIRNLKSLRGKTVAVVEGYVYEEYLRNNYPRVIVSRVDSTDDALRKTSNGEIVATIESLFVLRYKIAKLGLKNLTVSGRTKYVNRYRFGVRKDQAMLRKILDKAIMQIEPKYENKILRKWSLEHNY
- a CDS encoding RidA family protein → MIERMETKPRMSRIVKHNGTIYLCGQVCADATQGIKEQTETMLAKVTDLLAQAGSDKEHMLSATLYIKDMADFAVMNAVWDAWVPAGHAPARACVQASMAREALLVEISVVAAEIV
- a CDS encoding prenyltransferase; protein product: MLAFRFKAVLRTINLSYLLLTVVCIFLGFSAVIANHGDVNGYLLIAACVAAFIGHFSLCTFHEYSDLKHTWAFKLNSKKHHGHPRARDQVNSAFLAGLVALIVSLSCGLFLVVQFGLGILPIGVIGLMVLLSYSSIIKKHPIYSLLAPGFGFALLIALGTEYVLVGQYTQLVWVIAMIPFFLVNNLWLLNNYGDMKASADESGHGDFSMAYGIKVSNYVYAVFATLATLMIILYVVIGYLPVLSLIALIPMPLAFYALYGGIKFGKNIAQQPKFLRSNLIATVATPALLGLTLILD
- a CDS encoding tol-pal system YbgF family protein; amino-acid sequence: MTATKTALDPKLFKKIEIICEKGEEQLEAEDYKTAIETFMQAYDLVPDPKIHWNVSTWILTALGDAHFMLGDWASLEEATGFAMLCPEGAVNPYLHLRLGQAHFELGNMEPAKEQLTKAFEAEGEEIFGDDDPKYIALAKS